The Chitinophaga sp. H8 genome contains a region encoding:
- a CDS encoding FecR family protein encodes MIQDERYYEIAGLIAKSLSTKLSSEEAAQLEAWVAESDENKKLWERLTDPLYLEAQVAYWENKKDKKVYWKRLSERNSRKQLPGRMFVYKALRYAAIILPLILICGAGWYLFSGQGQKSATTKDLASVHILPQGKVAQLILANGKKINLVDNHQEAITEKDGTKVRNDSSVLSYASGPGDLQAETLYNTLVIPPGGEYRIVLSDGTKVWLNAASSLRYPTQFNGKERKVYLSGEAYFEVAKDAAHPFMVNADKMDITVLGTKFNVSSYPDDPIQKTALAEGSVLINDVGQSAKKRDGVILKPGYEAVITKNDRAIQVNKVNVEAALAWKNGMFIFDSESLGSLMRKLSRWYNIEVKYDDGVDTLFHFTGRIQRYEEISGILHLIELTGKVGFTFKDNELHVKK; translated from the coding sequence ATGATACAGGACGAACGATACTATGAAATAGCCGGATTAATTGCTAAATCTCTGAGCACTAAATTGTCTTCAGAGGAAGCGGCGCAACTGGAAGCGTGGGTAGCAGAGAGCGATGAAAATAAAAAGCTTTGGGAGCGCCTGACCGACCCGCTTTATCTGGAAGCACAGGTAGCATACTGGGAGAATAAGAAGGATAAAAAAGTATACTGGAAACGGCTGTCAGAAAGGAATTCCAGAAAGCAACTACCGGGGCGGATGTTCGTTTACAAAGCACTGCGGTATGCTGCCATCATTTTACCGCTTATTTTAATTTGCGGAGCAGGGTGGTATCTCTTTAGTGGCCAGGGACAGAAAAGCGCAACAACAAAGGATTTAGCCAGTGTGCATATTTTGCCGCAGGGAAAAGTGGCGCAACTGATTTTGGCAAATGGAAAAAAAATCAACCTGGTGGACAACCATCAGGAAGCCATCACAGAAAAAGATGGCACGAAAGTACGCAACGACTCAAGCGTACTGAGTTATGCGTCTGGTCCTGGGGATCTTCAGGCGGAAACGTTGTACAACACATTGGTAATTCCCCCTGGTGGTGAATATCGGATAGTGTTGTCAGACGGCACAAAAGTATGGCTCAATGCTGCATCATCCTTACGTTATCCGACACAGTTCAACGGGAAAGAACGGAAAGTATATTTGAGTGGGGAGGCATATTTTGAAGTAGCGAAAGATGCTGCACACCCGTTTATGGTAAATGCAGACAAGATGGATATTACCGTATTGGGAACAAAGTTTAATGTGAGTTCTTATCCGGATGATCCTATACAAAAAACAGCTTTGGCGGAAGGATCCGTTTTAATTAATGATGTTGGGCAGTCTGCAAAAAAAAGAGACGGTGTAATATTAAAGCCTGGTTATGAAGCCGTGATCACGAAGAATGATCGTGCGATCCAGGTAAATAAAGTCAATGTAGAAGCGGCACTAGCATGGAAAAACGGTATGTTTATTTTTGACAGTGAATCTTTGGGAAGCCTGATGCGGAAATTATCGCGATGGTATAATATAGAGGTAAAGTACGATGACGGCGTAGATACCTTGTTCCACTTTACCGGCCGTATCCAGCGATACGAGGAGATATCCGGTATTTTACATTTAATAGAACTAACAGGGAAAGTAGGGTTTACATTTAAAGATAATGAATTGCATGTGAAGAAATAA
- a CDS encoding glycoside hydrolase family 28 protein produces MLRKILFAIGLSFVVLTLHAQTFNILDYGAKNDTNILSTNAFNKAIDACNKMGGGSVIVPAGIYKSGTIYLKSNVDLHFEQGATLYASVDSKDFPGPAKTSYNSYQDLYGWCSLIFAEGASNISITGFGIIDGNGGRQRPDPKTFPKGVRDGRPRNLLFISCKNVTVDGVSLTHAGFWNQHYYDCEDVMVNNIKVFNHGSKNNDGLDIDGCRRFVLSNSIIDSDDDGIVIKSSSTGASEDITVTNCIVSSFANAIKCGTESTGGFRNINISNCVIKPSRSTSKPAFKTPRHGITGISLEMVDGGIMNGVSINNMLIQGTDCALYVRLGTRNRKHASAAPDPANGQMRNVQLSNILAYNTGNYSSSITGVPDARIENIYLSNIRIFNQGDLKPGEYISDMEKVKEFENGYPQPTVWGNLPCYGLFIRHVKDIDIINCTLKSEHPDPRPAVIAVDVDNLVVDRLQTDKANARKALIMKHVKKSKVN; encoded by the coding sequence ATGCTCAGAAAGATTTTATTTGCCATAGGGCTATCCTTTGTGGTGCTTACACTCCATGCACAAACATTTAATATCCTGGATTACGGCGCAAAAAATGACACCAATATATTAAGTACAAATGCTTTTAACAAGGCCATTGATGCCTGTAATAAGATGGGAGGGGGAAGCGTTATTGTCCCCGCGGGTATCTATAAATCAGGAACTATCTATTTGAAAAGCAATGTTGACCTCCATTTTGAACAGGGCGCTACTTTGTACGCAAGTGTGGATAGCAAAGATTTTCCTGGTCCGGCAAAAACATCTTACAACTCCTACCAGGATCTATACGGATGGTGCTCCCTGATATTTGCGGAAGGAGCCAGTAATATATCCATTACGGGTTTCGGAATTATTGATGGCAATGGCGGACGGCAACGTCCTGATCCTAAAACATTCCCCAAGGGAGTCCGGGATGGAAGGCCACGAAATCTTCTTTTTATTTCCTGCAAAAACGTGACTGTTGACGGGGTATCGCTCACTCATGCAGGGTTCTGGAACCAACATTATTATGATTGTGAGGATGTCATGGTAAATAATATCAAGGTATTTAATCACGGGAGCAAAAACAATGATGGTCTTGATATTGATGGTTGCAGGAGATTCGTACTCAGTAATAGTATCATAGACTCCGATGATGACGGGATCGTAATAAAAAGTAGCAGTACCGGCGCCAGTGAGGATATTACTGTTACCAACTGTATCGTCAGCAGCTTCGCCAATGCTATTAAATGCGGTACAGAATCAACCGGTGGATTCCGAAATATCAATATTTCCAATTGTGTGATTAAACCTTCCAGGTCTACTTCAAAGCCGGCATTTAAAACTCCCCGGCACGGCATCACGGGTATCTCCCTGGAAATGGTGGATGGCGGCATCATGAATGGCGTTAGTATAAATAATATGTTGATCCAGGGTACTGATTGCGCACTCTATGTGCGGTTAGGGACCAGGAACCGGAAACATGCTTCTGCTGCTCCTGATCCGGCTAATGGCCAAATGAGAAATGTACAGCTATCCAATATCCTTGCCTATAATACAGGTAATTATTCTTCGTCTATAACAGGTGTTCCGGATGCCAGGATTGAAAATATTTATTTAAGCAATATCAGGATCTTTAACCAGGGGGATTTGAAGCCAGGGGAATATATCTCAGACATGGAAAAAGTAAAAGAGTTTGAAAACGGTTATCCTCAGCCAACCGTATGGGGTAATTTGCCCTGTTACGGATTATTTATCAGGCATGTTAAAGATATTGATATCATTAATTGTACGCTGAAAAGCGAACACCCGGACCCAAGACCAGCTGTTATTGCCGTGGATGTTGATAACCTGGTAGTGGACAGATTGCAGACTGATAAGGCAAATGCAAGGAAAGCGCTGATCATGAAACATGTGAAGAAAAGCAAGGTGAATTGA
- a CDS encoding RNA polymerase sigma factor: MNEEFYITGLLQGNEQVFREIFEKYHTRLCYFASTFLATDQDAEDVVQEAFAKLWQRREHFPDLNSIKAFLYITVKNRCLNIYKHGKVVRKYEGSLEEEWESDAMIRIIESEVLENVFQALEKLPAGCRNVLHLSYFEGMKHKDIAHHLQVSVNTVKTQKTRGLHLLKRLLKGSSLTLFLSHYL; encoded by the coding sequence ATGAATGAAGAATTTTACATAACAGGTTTACTTCAGGGGAATGAACAGGTTTTTCGTGAGATATTTGAAAAATATCATACGCGATTATGCTACTTTGCTTCCACGTTCCTGGCTACAGATCAGGATGCGGAAGATGTGGTACAGGAGGCCTTTGCAAAACTTTGGCAGAGACGTGAACATTTCCCGGATTTGAATTCGATCAAGGCTTTCCTGTATATCACGGTTAAAAACCGTTGTCTGAACATTTATAAGCATGGTAAAGTTGTGCGTAAATATGAGGGCTCATTAGAAGAAGAATGGGAAAGCGATGCCATGATCCGTATCATTGAATCGGAAGTATTGGAAAATGTATTCCAGGCATTGGAGAAGCTGCCCGCAGGTTGCCGTAATGTACTGCATCTCAGTTATTTTGAGGGAATGAAGCATAAGGATATAGCCCACCATTTACAGGTGTCTGTCAATACTGTAAAAACCCAGAAGACAAGAGGACTTCACCTGCTGAAAAGACTGCTGAAAGGTTCGTCACTCACCTTATTTTTGAGTCACTATTTGTAA
- the hscB gene encoding Fe-S protein assembly co-chaperone HscB, with protein MATNYFELFNIPVSLHIDSALLKQRYYELSRQYHPDMHTLADTDAQAHVLQQSAEVNKGFKVLGNPELLLQYVLQQKGLLEDTEKFQLPSAFLMEMMELNESLVELEFDPEENEIVALQHQIVAMENALYSEVRSIIDTYDDSLISAVALEKLKIFYFKRKYFLRIKERFSTFAARN; from the coding sequence ATGGCTACCAACTATTTCGAACTATTTAATATCCCCGTTTCCCTGCATATTGATAGTGCCCTGCTTAAACAGCGGTATTATGAGCTAAGCAGGCAATACCACCCTGACATGCATACGCTGGCTGATACGGACGCCCAGGCACATGTACTTCAGCAATCTGCGGAGGTAAACAAGGGGTTTAAAGTATTAGGCAACCCTGAATTACTCTTACAGTATGTACTGCAGCAAAAAGGGCTCCTGGAAGACACGGAGAAATTTCAATTACCTTCTGCCTTTTTAATGGAGATGATGGAATTGAATGAAAGCCTGGTAGAGCTGGAATTTGATCCTGAGGAAAATGAAATAGTAGCCTTGCAGCATCAGATTGTTGCCATGGAAAATGCGCTATATAGTGAGGTAAGATCCATTATAGATACCTATGATGACAGCCTGATATCCGCTGTAGCGCTGGAAAAACTTAAAATATTTTACTTTAAGCGAAAATATTTCTTGCGGATTAAAGAAAGATTTTCTACATTTGCAGCCCGCAATTGA
- a CDS encoding NAD(P)-dependent oxidoreductase codes for MENTLHIGLIREEKTPHDNRVAFSPRQCQWIMQHYPHVKITVQPASYRCFTDAEYSRAGITLAEDLSHCQILLGIKEVPADKLIPGKTYLFFSHTKKKQPHNKKMLQTILEKDITLVDYECLVHEDGQRILGFGFFAGVVGAHNGLQAYGKKTGLFSFKPVHACHDFQELITHYFGVKLPPLKIVATGSGRVAAGILEIMGLLGIKYITPEEFLMNQYAYPVYTQLKAGELYLRKSDKTYSRDDFHAHPEAYECRFLPFVTASDILMNGIYWEQRIAPLFTWADIAKDNFRIQVIADITDDTNGSVPCNIDDSTIEDPVYGVDRISRQKTAPYLPGTIDMMCVSNLPNELPRDASQYFGDQLMKYVFEDLLRPDSQLINNATIVKAGKLTPKFDYLEDYAR; via the coding sequence ATGGAAAACACGTTGCACATAGGACTTATCAGAGAAGAAAAAACACCACATGATAACCGGGTGGCATTCAGCCCAAGGCAATGCCAATGGATCATGCAACATTATCCTCACGTAAAAATCACGGTTCAGCCGGCCTCCTACCGGTGCTTTACTGATGCAGAATATAGCCGCGCAGGCATTACCCTGGCAGAAGACCTTTCCCATTGCCAGATACTGTTAGGCATCAAAGAAGTGCCGGCCGATAAATTAATACCTGGTAAAACGTACCTCTTTTTTTCCCATACAAAAAAGAAGCAGCCGCATAACAAAAAGATGTTGCAAACCATCCTGGAAAAGGATATCACCTTAGTAGATTACGAATGCCTGGTTCATGAAGACGGACAGCGTATCCTGGGCTTCGGCTTCTTTGCCGGTGTGGTAGGCGCCCATAATGGGTTGCAGGCATATGGGAAAAAAACAGGGTTATTCAGTTTCAAACCAGTACATGCCTGTCATGATTTTCAGGAATTGATTACACATTACTTTGGTGTAAAATTACCACCGCTGAAAATCGTGGCTACGGGCTCCGGCCGGGTAGCCGCAGGTATATTAGAGATCATGGGATTGCTGGGTATTAAATATATTACCCCCGAAGAGTTTTTAATGAACCAGTATGCATACCCGGTATATACACAACTCAAAGCGGGGGAATTATACCTGCGTAAATCTGACAAAACCTACAGCCGGGATGACTTTCACGCACATCCGGAGGCCTATGAATGCAGGTTCCTCCCCTTTGTTACGGCCAGTGATATCCTGATGAATGGCATCTATTGGGAACAACGGATTGCCCCGCTCTTTACCTGGGCAGACATTGCAAAAGATAATTTCAGGATCCAGGTAATTGCAGATATTACGGATGATACCAATGGCTCTGTTCCCTGCAATATCGACGATAGCACTATTGAAGACCCTGTATATGGGGTTGACCGTATATCCAGACAAAAAACAGCGCCTTATCTCCCGGGCACTATTGACATGATGTGCGTGAGTAATCTGCCGAATGAACTGCCCAGAGATGCATCACAGTACTTTGGCGACCAGCTGATGAAATATGTTTTTGAAGATTTACTCCGCCCGGATAGTCAACTGATCAATAATGCTACCATTGTGAAAGCGGGTAAACTGACGCCTAAATTTGATTACCTGGAAGATTACGCACGGTAA
- a CDS encoding tRNA1(Val) (adenine(37)-N6)-methyltransferase — protein sequence MANHYFKFKAFTVHQEHCAMKVCTDACVQGAFTAQYLEQTHLVPAYILDIGAGTGLLSLMLAQKTEALITAIELDLPAYVQAQQNFSASPWAARLQVASADIREWESGRCFDFIITNPPFYEAALKSNNHQRNQAMHATTLNYRELLLAIQQQLTPTGRFSVLLPYTSFDSFMLQAQQGGYHLQQVLYIRQTPQHDFFRTVGIFGKEVTQTITTTMSIYDEEKAYTPEFVSLLKDYYLYL from the coding sequence ATGGCAAACCATTATTTTAAGTTCAAAGCCTTTACCGTTCACCAGGAGCATTGTGCCATGAAGGTATGTACAGATGCTTGTGTGCAGGGCGCATTTACCGCGCAATACCTGGAGCAAACTCACCTGGTACCTGCCTATATACTGGACATAGGGGCGGGCACGGGGTTGCTGAGCTTAATGCTGGCACAAAAAACGGAAGCGCTGATCACGGCGATAGAATTGGATTTGCCGGCTTACGTGCAGGCACAACAGAACTTTTCCGCTTCCCCATGGGCCGCACGCCTGCAGGTAGCCAGTGCCGATATACGGGAATGGGAGAGTGGGCGCTGCTTTGATTTTATCATTACCAATCCTCCCTTTTATGAAGCTGCGCTAAAGAGTAACAATCACCAGCGCAATCAGGCCATGCATGCTACCACGCTTAATTACCGGGAGTTGTTGCTCGCCATCCAACAACAACTGACTCCTACAGGGCGGTTTTCCGTGTTATTACCTTATACTTCTTTTGACTCGTTTATGCTTCAGGCGCAGCAGGGGGGATATCATTTACAACAGGTATTATATATCAGGCAAACACCGCAGCATGATTTTTTCAGAACGGTGGGCATCTTTGGAAAAGAGGTTACACAAACCATTACCACTACTATGTCTATTTATGATGAGGAGAAAGCATACACACCCGAGTTTGTATCCCTCTTAAAAGATTATTACCTGTACCTGTAA
- a CDS encoding alpha-L-fucosidase → MKKMLIVCLCMLAVYLPVAAQDAQALSEWKHQKYSMFIHWGAIYSTLGGVWEGKPVTRGYSEQIQSHAGIYSDVYGDVAKRFNPAYWNADSIVSLAKAAGMRSVVITSKHHDGFCMFNSAYTDYNVVAATPFKRDVIKELADACKRQGLKLGLYFSLIDWHFPEAYPITSSNSDPITPEHHEFNKKQVTELLTNYGPISELWFDMGSQTSQQSWELAELVHRLQPACMVSGRLGNDAGDFCVMGDNNYPDYKIATPWQTPASVYDETWGYRSWQQHGKATDKAKEKLEGLIKVASRGGNYLLNIGPRGDGSVVDFEKEVLLLNGSWLKRNGEAIYSTTANPFDTTFAWGEVTAKPGKLYLHLLQQPANGTIILPGLKGEIESVVLLEKRKRLKCKINNTGSDITITLPSGFNLDNDIKVLTVAFKGGYKIIPTHVITASGTAPIQLGRRNAIKQYSFSGIDYESYYRSTVAASWTFKTAGSVTPSLVFSQGEKDKVIVVTTDGKPRTVKLESELTLPLKNSAIPLQWGPLYLAAPVRSGIDGTTGSQLNIDPTQPWPNAVDKPWTKQTNWKNNTTYEIEADRNTGWFVLQEITAAEAQPYLIELISGDGIQVFLNGEEQLVHNNPERGATQQEVLLLPLQQGKNQLVVKFYNRFSKKVTLGINTKVPQVLYKQGLPLLADTPDHLHTISIRQSQPVSVHRDMRLPNLGIVIK, encoded by the coding sequence ATGAAAAAAATGCTGATTGTTTGTTTGTGTATGCTCGCCGTATATCTGCCGGTAGCAGCGCAGGACGCACAAGCACTATCTGAATGGAAGCACCAGAAGTATTCCATGTTTATCCACTGGGGGGCTATCTATTCCACATTGGGAGGGGTATGGGAAGGCAAGCCGGTAACCCGTGGATATAGTGAACAGATACAATCGCATGCAGGAATTTACAGTGATGTATACGGAGATGTGGCCAAACGTTTTAATCCTGCCTACTGGAATGCAGATAGTATTGTATCGCTGGCTAAGGCAGCGGGTATGCGCTCTGTTGTGATCACCTCCAAACATCACGATGGCTTTTGCATGTTTAACTCTGCCTACACTGATTATAATGTAGTAGCAGCTACTCCCTTTAAGCGGGATGTAATAAAAGAACTGGCAGATGCCTGTAAACGGCAGGGCCTTAAATTGGGTTTGTATTTTTCATTGATAGACTGGCATTTTCCGGAGGCATATCCTATTACCAGCAGTAACAGTGATCCTATTACGCCGGAACATCATGAGTTTAATAAAAAGCAGGTCACAGAATTGCTGACGAATTACGGACCTATTTCTGAACTGTGGTTTGATATGGGCTCTCAAACATCACAGCAAAGCTGGGAGCTGGCAGAACTGGTGCACCGGCTGCAACCTGCCTGTATGGTGAGCGGACGCCTGGGGAATGATGCGGGCGACTTTTGCGTGATGGGAGACAACAATTACCCTGATTATAAAATTGCTACCCCCTGGCAAACACCGGCTTCTGTATATGATGAAACCTGGGGATACCGCTCCTGGCAGCAACATGGGAAAGCCACTGATAAGGCAAAAGAAAAACTGGAAGGGCTGATAAAGGTAGCCAGCAGAGGAGGTAACTATTTATTGAATATCGGTCCACGCGGAGATGGTTCTGTAGTAGATTTTGAAAAGGAAGTATTACTGCTGAATGGAAGCTGGCTGAAACGTAATGGAGAAGCGATCTATAGCACTACGGCCAATCCGTTTGATACCACTTTTGCCTGGGGGGAAGTGACGGCTAAACCCGGAAAACTTTATTTACACCTGTTACAGCAACCCGCTAATGGGACTATCATATTGCCTGGTTTAAAAGGAGAAATAGAAAGCGTGGTATTGCTGGAAAAACGTAAACGACTGAAATGTAAGATCAATAATACCGGCTCAGATATTACCATTACACTGCCATCAGGATTTAATCTTGATAATGATATCAAAGTACTGACAGTAGCGTTTAAAGGTGGGTATAAAATAATTCCTACGCATGTTATTACGGCAAGCGGGACTGCGCCCATTCAGCTTGGCAGGCGTAATGCTATCAAACAATACAGTTTTTCAGGTATTGATTATGAGAGTTATTACCGCAGTACAGTGGCCGCTTCCTGGACATTTAAGACAGCCGGAAGCGTTACGCCTTCCCTGGTATTCAGTCAGGGTGAAAAAGATAAAGTGATTGTTGTCACGACTGATGGTAAGCCGAGAACGGTAAAGCTGGAGAGTGAATTAACGTTGCCACTGAAAAATAGTGCCATCCCTTTACAATGGGGCCCTCTATATCTGGCAGCACCTGTAAGGAGTGGGATAGACGGGACAACAGGCAGTCAGCTGAATATTGATCCCACCCAGCCCTGGCCTAACGCTGTCGACAAGCCCTGGACCAAACAAACCAACTGGAAAAACAATACCACCTATGAAATAGAGGCAGACAGGAATACCGGGTGGTTTGTATTACAGGAAATCACAGCGGCAGAAGCACAGCCTTACCTGATAGAACTGATCAGTGGGGATGGTATACAGGTATTCTTAAATGGAGAAGAGCAGCTGGTGCATAATAACCCCGAAAGAGGGGCTACGCAGCAGGAAGTATTATTATTGCCTTTACAGCAGGGCAAGAACCAGCTGGTAGTGAAGTTTTATAACCGCTTTAGTAAAAAAGTAACTTTAGGGATCAATACCAAAGTGCCGCAGGTGTTGTATAAGCAGGGATTACCCTTACTTGCAGATACGCCCGATCATTTGCATACCATCAGTATCCGGCAAAGTCAGCCAGTATCCGTACATCGTGATATGCGGTTGCCTAACCTGGGTATCGTAATAAAATAG
- the tsaD gene encoding tRNA (adenosine(37)-N6)-threonylcarbamoyltransferase complex transferase subunit TsaD yields the protein MSVKILAIESSCDDTGAAVLADGKILSNKIANQSVHEQYGGVIPELASRAHQENIVPVVDMALKAAGVKKEDLSAIAFTQSPGLIGSLLVGSCFAKSMALALDIPLIGVHHMQAHVLANFIEDPKPAFPFLCLTVSGGHTQIVLCESPLNMRIIGETLDDAAGEAFDKSAKLLGLPYPGGPLIDKYAREGNPSRFKFPEPRIPGLDFSFSGLKTAILYFLQENVQQDAAFKETHLADICASIQDRIVSILMNKLVKAAEETGIREVAIAGGVSANSGLRKALETYSARYQWNYYIPKFEYCTDNAAMIAMTAYYKYLAGDFAGLDAVPTARAAF from the coding sequence ATGTCAGTCAAAATATTAGCAATAGAATCATCCTGTGATGATACCGGAGCAGCGGTATTGGCAGATGGTAAGATATTATCCAATAAAATTGCCAATCAGAGCGTGCATGAGCAGTATGGAGGGGTGATACCTGAGCTGGCCTCCCGTGCGCACCAGGAAAATATTGTGCCGGTGGTAGATATGGCCCTGAAGGCCGCAGGCGTTAAGAAAGAAGACTTAAGTGCCATTGCCTTTACACAGTCGCCCGGTCTGATAGGCTCACTGCTGGTAGGCAGTTGTTTTGCAAAGTCGATGGCATTGGCATTGGATATTCCGCTGATAGGTGTGCATCATATGCAGGCGCACGTACTGGCTAATTTTATTGAAGACCCCAAACCGGCCTTTCCTTTTCTGTGTCTGACTGTTTCCGGCGGGCATACCCAGATCGTGTTATGTGAAAGCCCCCTGAATATGCGTATTATTGGGGAAACACTGGACGATGCTGCCGGGGAGGCATTTGATAAAAGTGCCAAGCTACTGGGTTTGCCTTATCCCGGAGGCCCTTTAATAGACAAGTACGCCCGGGAGGGCAATCCTTCGAGGTTTAAATTTCCGGAACCGCGTATACCGGGGCTGGATTTCAGTTTCAGTGGCCTTAAAACGGCCATCTTGTACTTTCTACAGGAAAATGTACAGCAGGATGCGGCATTTAAAGAAACCCATCTGGCTGATATCTGTGCTTCCATCCAGGATAGGATTGTAAGCATCCTGATGAACAAACTGGTGAAAGCTGCGGAAGAAACCGGTATACGGGAAGTGGCTATTGCTGGCGGAGTAAGTGCCAATAGTGGTTTAAGAAAAGCATTGGAAACGTATAGTGCCAGATATCAATGGAACTATTACATCCCCAAATTTGAATATTGCACGGATAATGCTGCGATGATAGCAATGACTGCTTATTATAAATACCTGGCAGGCGATTTTGCAGGACTGGATGCAGTTCCTACTGCAAGAGCGGCGTTTTGA
- a CDS encoding ABC transporter permease, whose translation MLSTLKILWSSLGMALQELRVNKLRTFLSLLGITIGIFCIIAVFTATDSLERNVRKDVNALGSDVIYIEKWPWGGGGDYPWWKYMNRPLPEIKEQRLVQEKTHSAGATAFMFASGGKKVEYRDDYMTGVEMIGVTQDFNKIQELQITDGRYFTNSENNAGVNVAIMGANVWEGLFINPETALGKVVRFAGRDCRVIGTLKKKGESLIGGINYDNSIILPYRFARTIVDERRYADPLILVKAKPEITVGQLKDELRGVMRATRRLKPTQEDDFALNEITTLSNDLNGMFGAINIGGGMIAIFSLIVGGFGIANIMFVTVKERTNIIGLKKAIGAKRGIILLEFLLEAILLCLIGGFLGLFFVFIGTVGISQVVGSNFEIVLTLKNVILGLSISAIVGLLAGFIPAFFASKLDPVVAIRSN comes from the coding sequence ATGTTATCAACACTTAAAATACTGTGGAGCAGCCTTGGGATGGCGTTGCAGGAGTTGCGGGTAAACAAATTACGTACGTTTCTTTCCCTGCTGGGTATCACGATCGGCATCTTCTGTATAATAGCGGTATTTACGGCAACAGACAGCCTGGAACGTAATGTGCGCAAAGATGTGAATGCATTGGGCAGTGATGTGATTTACATTGAAAAATGGCCCTGGGGTGGCGGAGGTGACTATCCCTGGTGGAAATATATGAACCGGCCTTTACCTGAAATCAAGGAACAGCGCCTGGTACAGGAAAAAACACATAGTGCCGGCGCTACTGCCTTTATGTTTGCCTCCGGCGGCAAAAAAGTAGAATACCGGGATGACTATATGACGGGCGTGGAAATGATTGGCGTGACCCAGGATTTTAACAAGATCCAGGAGTTGCAGATCACGGACGGGCGTTATTTTACCAACAGCGAAAACAATGCAGGCGTGAACGTAGCTATTATGGGAGCGAATGTATGGGAAGGGCTTTTTATCAACCCTGAAACAGCATTAGGCAAAGTGGTGCGTTTCGCGGGCCGTGATTGCAGGGTAATAGGCACATTAAAAAAGAAAGGGGAGAGTTTGATAGGGGGCATTAACTATGATAATTCGATTATCCTTCCTTACCGGTTTGCCCGTACAATCGTAGATGAACGCCGGTATGCCGATCCTTTGATACTGGTAAAAGCGAAGCCAGAGATAACGGTAGGGCAGCTGAAGGATGAATTGCGGGGAGTAATGAGGGCTACCAGGCGTTTGAAACCAACACAGGAAGACGATTTTGCACTGAATGAGATTACCACGCTGAGTAATGACCTGAACGGCATGTTTGGTGCCATTAACATTGGTGGAGGTATGATCGCTATATTTTCGCTGATAGTAGGCGGTTTTGGGATTGCTAATATTATGTTTGTTACCGTAAAGGAACGTACCAATATTATAGGCCTTAAAAAGGCGATAGGCGCAAAAAGAGGGATTATCTTATTGGAGTTTCTGCTGGAGGCTATTTTATTATGCCTGATAGGCGGATTTCTGGGACTTTTTTTCGTATTTATTGGCACTGTGGGTATCTCCCAGGTAGTAGGAAGTAACTTTGAAATCGTATTAACCCTGAAGAATGTAATATTGGGGCTGAGCATATCCGCCATCGTGGGATTGTTGGCAGGTTTTATCCCGGCTTTTTTTGCCAGTAAGCTGGATCCGGTAGTAGCCATCAGAAGTAATTAA